TAGCAATATGACCATACTTTGAACCAATGTTGCCAAATTCATACATACATCGTAAtggctccaatgcttctgtcATATCTCTAAGAAAATCGtaattgtatatatataataaaagtaacaatagtgtttgtttataaaaatatatgtaatatgtACTTTACGATTAAAACGGAATCACTTTCCTCCCAGGCTCTTTTGAGTGCTACATGCACAACACCATCATTTTGTACAGGACTAAGAGAGCATGTCGAATACACAACAGTACCTCCCTTTTTCACTAATTTTAAAGCATTGCTGCAATAAGAAAATTCAACTAATTATTAGCAAATTTGGAAAAAATACAATACCTAATGAAAAATCTTAAAATATGATGATATTTTGTATATAACATATGATCTACTAACGTTAAAATATCTGATTGAATTTCTGGCATTTTTAATCTTTCCTTGAGTCTGGTTGGTTTGAAAATATTGTTATCATCAGAATGTAAAATATGTCTATCTGTTGTACATGGTGCATCAACTAAAATCTAAAAAAATTCATAGCACATAGCAAGCTTTATggaataatttttataaaatatttaataataagaAACCAGATTAAAATGTATACCTTATTATATATATCTTTTTCATCAATTCCTCTAGCATCTAGTTCTGTtataaataacattttttctgtgTTATATACATTGGAAACATATTCTTCCATGACATTTTTTATTCTCTTCACTCTAGACTGCATCAGATCATTAGCAACCAATACACGAGGCATGAGGGTTTGTAAAATAGTTAAAGCTTTTCCTCCGGGTGCAGCACACATATCAAGTACAGTATCACCCAACCGTATATCCAAAGCCAACACGGGAAGTATAGATCCACCatcaaataaataataatctaaCAAAATAAAGCACTTGTAACATTTCTGACAGGTGTTGCTATTTGCAGGCACGTAGCATCTTTAAGTTATTCTCATATTCTGCTATCAACTTTTTAAACAACCTAATACTATTTGGACATGACTAACTGTTTGAAACGCACACATATTTACCTTGTTATTCCTGAAAAAAAAATGATGCAGAAAAGTACAAACCTGATACACCGGTGGATCCTTTTTTAGGACTTGGAAATCTACTATTGTTACTTCTTTCAAAAGTATATACATGCAAGTGCTCGGGAAATGGTAAAACGTCTTCTTTTTCAACTGTTACTTGAAAATCACTTGCCTTAGTATAAAACTTATAATGATCAGATTCTAAGACAAAATCATCCAAACCTGCAATACATATTTGTAATGAGATACAATActtaaattttaatttaaaaaatataacgGTTAAGCGAACCCTTTATTTTTGTTGCAGGTACAtattcatgaagcatagatacatTTACAGATGGATCGATAATACGGTTGGTATCTATATTGACATCATTTAAATCTGCATCTATAGATTGTAATTTTATGGGTGCTGGTTGATCTCTCTTGCCGAATTCATTACTTTCAGATTTTAATAATTCCGACAAATCTGGATAATTAGCAGGATAAAGTGATCGAAGTTCTGCTAACTGATCTATAGATGTCTCGTGTTCTGTTACATTTTGTTCATTTTCTTGTAATATTTTACGCTTAGCTTCTctcttcattttaaaaaattccACATTCTCTTTTTGAACATCGTACAAACTCCTCAAATTTATCGCACCAAGTGACTGAAACAATTTTaattgcatcgcatttctattttACGACTTtattacttttaatatcattaaTGATCCTGTACAATATACCTCCAATTCGGATCGAATTCTTTCTGTGTCACTAAAATTATTAACCACAGCCATATATTTAGATTCCTGTTTTAACAAGGCGCTTCGTATATCCGGCCATCGGTTTCCGTAAACATTTCCATAGAAATCATCGAAATGTTCTAACGCTTTGTCTTTAGGCGTTCTCCTTTTCTTCACTTTTGACTATAAAAACAACGATATGCATACAGAAAGAAAATACCCCTTAGCTGTACTTCAGAGGGTTATGAAGATACAAACCCAATGATCTTTTCCATGCGTATATCGTACAGGTACTTTAACGAGCTGTTTCAGTCTTAACTTATTCAATAACAGTGCCATTCTTTTCGAACATGGAAACAATTCGTTCACACGTTCATAATATTTATCCCTACTTTAGGCTCGTAACTAGTTTTGCGGGCAGTAGGAAACGGAGGCGGCAATATTCATTCCTCGGTAGAGCCACTCGATGGCGCTGGATGTGCATTCAATTTTCTTTCGAACGCAAGAAGTGGTCGACGTCGATTAACCGTTAGTGAGAGCGGTGTAAAAGAAGGGCGTGAACCGGCGTGAACTGCAGGCACAGGTGAAACAGGACAACCGACGAATCAACGAGTTACGGTACTACTGGTGCTACTTAACTAACGCTGGTTGtcacaatttttttttatcatcAATGCGTTTATTTCTACGTAAACCCGCGTTCTTTCCCTACTTTGCCGACTTTCCTTATCGCGGAACCTACGCGGCAGCGGGCAAACAAAGTCAAAACCCGCATAGGTATATGCATGTACGTGGACGCGTAATACGTATCGAACTATACATTATATTAGGATGCAGACGACAAGGAAGCGACGTATTTGTCGTGACATCGAGATGAGAAACGTGCCGGGCAAGATGGAGTGAATGGGGGTGGTGGGGATGGGGACGGACACATCTTTGTGCTCCCCTCTTGCGAAGGCGCTTGTGCGCCGTGAAACGTGGCTGTTTCGAAAGTTCCTACTCGAAGAACCTATTTTAGATGCTATAAACCATTTCGACCTGTAAATCGTTTTCGGGAGATGCACAAGTCCCGGTACCTGAATATTAGAATTGGAACGAATCCcggtatacctcgaaatcactccTGAAATTTACGACGCATCATCGCAACGATTTCTCTCGTTTCCCGGAAAATATTTAAGCCTCTCGTATATAGG
This is a stretch of genomic DNA from Xylocopa sonorina isolate GNS202 chromosome 8, iyXylSono1_principal, whole genome shotgun sequence. It encodes these proteins:
- the L(2)10685 gene encoding 5-methylcytosine rRNA methyltransferase l(2)10685, encoding MALLLNKLRLKQLVKVPVRYTHGKDHWSKVKKRRTPKDKALEHFDDFYGNVYGNRWPDIRSALLKQESKYMAVVNNFSDTERIRSELESLGAINLRSLYDVQKENVEFFKMKREAKRKILQENEQNVTEHETSIDQLAELRSLYPANYPDLSELLKSESNEFGKRDQPAPIKLQSIDADLNDVNIDTNRIIDPSVNVSMLHEYVPATKIKGLDDFVLESDHYKFYTKASDFQVTVEKEDVLPFPEHLHVYTFERSNNSRFPSPKKGSTGVSDYYLFDGGSILPVLALDIRLGDTVLDMCAAPGGKALTILQTLMPRVLVANDLMQSRVKRIKNVMEEYVSNVYNTEKMLFITELDARGIDEKDIYNKILVDAPCTTDRHILHSDDNNIFKPTRLKERLKMPEIQSDILTNALKLVKKGGTVVYSTCSLSPVQNDGVVHVALKRAWEESDSVLIVKDMTEALEPLRCMYEFGNIGSKYGHIAIPTLDNNWGPIYFCKIVRVQ